The following proteins come from a genomic window of Henningerozyma blattae CBS 6284 chromosome 4, complete genome:
- the ROG3 gene encoding Rog3p (similar to Saccharomyces cerevisiae ROG3 (YFR022W) and ROD1 (YOR018W); ancestral locus Anc_1.358): protein MSFFSSHRQAEKAPILFDIRFDTSDDNVILLKGSSRESASALLSGKIVLSINEPMQIRNIFMRLFAKLTVNLEVNANTNNTPNTAKRYVKQEKILFDKKLDNIQIDNLVGKQSTNQSVPYSTTNSNNSETTMGWRSRSKSSSIATLTNSNSSPNFTSMNKTSIIKLQKGNYEFPFSYILPGSSFESVNGLPNASINYTLQTIIERGKYSTDLLLNKDIKVIRTLTTDAVELSETVSVNNNWPGKIDYSISVPTKAIAIGSVSSLSIGLVPLVKHLRLGPIKVILLEQYQYSNNSGEIITNDRKVLKFKLKDPLGHIEMAKQSEETGLDPFIFQSKWEVTTNFQVPSSLSRCTQDCTIKKYIKVRHKLKFVISMINEDGHISQLKASLPIVLYISPLIPLTVQSKELREQKYSCTNLTQHSSLSNLSTMSSQNFSGKNSVDSKYPHSVANIRNLDNEEEQNKDDEIIFPSIVSSLDLQNATNTPAPEITSPLNPVVTVGSTNAGSTVSPMGFQYSATSILPVLQEAPKLAQDLPSLMVPPNYEDRIYDRLWGTNCTDHNGAIVENLTLSTPVSPNLTHSPIIESNLFPDGSASNYMADVPEGLTMPNNENINITTNNPFRSEVTQSEPRRTISANTPHTRTDSFRRVGSSTELDINNLPSTPGLMIRPISFNSSSQLSMKDWPVKDMSRVPSYDMAKKNVISSDDLPPAYISSKHKRGHSTNNSSINATPATIASSNHSSSMRRSNSSFLQMGQIKPKKPPISGSSSSTSLTSSIKNALIGDTTTSPPNLSPNLSKNSSFKISNTANKHFAFGMTPVGEKTPTEPATISSSRISSSTNLRTTNSNANITIGDSNSIHTNTASNGTSTTNITIRSNRRSSNRSSSEDKTPRPRPTRSVSTSAFSTSHSFSNVFSILSNVGS from the coding sequence ATGTCATTCTTTTCTAGTCATCGTCAGGCTGAAAAGGCTCccatattatttgatataaGATTCGATACTAGTGACGATAATGTGATTTTATTGAAAGGCTCTTCGAGAGAATCTGCTTCTGCTCTTTTATCAGGCAAAATTGTATTATCTATCAATGAACCAATGCAAATTAGAAACATATTTATGAGATTATTCGCCAAATTAACAGTTAATTTAGAAGTTAACgcaaatacaaataatacacCAAATACAGCAAAAAGATATGTAAagcaagaaaaaatattattcgataaaaaattagacaatattcaaatagaCAATCTTGTTGGTAAACAATCAACAAACCAATCCGTACCGTATAGTACGACAAATTCCAATAACAGTGAAACCACAATGGGCTGGCGTTCTAGAAGTAAGTCATCATCTATTGCAACTTTAACCAATTCAAATTCGTCACCAAATTTTACAAGTATGAACAAAACAAGTATAATTAAATTGCAAAAGGGAAATTACGAATTCCCGTTTAGTTACATATTGCCAGGAAGTTCATTCGAATCAGTTAATGGATTACCTAATGCATCTATCAACTATACTCTCCAAACGATTATTGAAAGAGGGAAGTATTCTACGGATTTACTATtgaataaagatattaaagtAATTAGAACTTTAACTACAGATGCTGTGGAATTGTCGGAAACTGTTTCagtgaataataattggcCTGGTAAAATTGATTATTCTATTTCAGTTCCCACTAAGGCTATTGCTATTGGATCTGTTTCAAGTCTTTCTATTGGACTGGTACCATTGGTTAAACATTTGAGATTAGGCCCAATTAAAGTTATTCTTTTAGAGCAATATCAATACAGTAATAATTCTGGTGAAATTATCACTAATGACAGGAAAGTCcttaaattcaaattaaaagaCCCCTTAGGCCATATAGAGATGGCTAAGCAGTCGGAAGAGACCGGACTAGACCCATTTATCTTCCAAAGTAAATGGGAAGTGACTACAAATTTTCAGGTTCCTTCAAGTTTATCTAGATGTACTCAAGATTGtactattaaaaaatatattaaggTTCGtcataaattaaaatttgtaatCTCAATGATTAACGAGGATGGCCATATTTCTCAATTGAAGGCATCATTACCaattgtattatatatatcacCTTTAATTCCACTAACAGTACAATCTAAAGAATTAAGAGAGCAAAAATATTCCTGTACTAATTTAACGCAACATAGCAGTTTGAGCAATTTAAGTACCATGAGTTctcaaaatttttcaggGAAAAATTCAGTGGATAGTAAATATCCTCATTCTGTGgcaaatattagaaatttagataatgaagaagagcaaaataaagatgatgaaattatatttccATCAATTGTTTCATCTCTAGATCTCCAAAATGCAACAAATACACCTGCTCCGGAGATAACTAGCCCCTTAAACCCGGTTGTAACAGTGGGATCTACAAATGCTGGTTCAACTGTATCTCCAATGGGATTTCAGTACTCTGCAACCTCTATTTTACCTGTTTTACAAGAAGCTCCAAAATTAGCTCAAGATTTACCTAGTTTAATGGTTCCCCCAAATTATGAAGATCGTATATATGATCGTCTTTGGGGAACAAATTGCACAGACCATAATGGTGCAAttgttgaaaatttaactCTCTCGACTCCTGTCTCTCCAAACTTAACCCATAGCCCAATTATAgaatctaatttatttccAGATGGCTCTGCTTCCAATTACATGGCAGATGTACCTGAAGGCTTGACAATGCCAAATAACgagaatattaatattaccaCTAATAATCCTTTCCGCTCAGAGGTTACTCAAAGTGAGCCAAGACGGACAATTTCAGCAAACACACCACACACAAGAACTGATTCATTTAGAAGAGTTGGAAGCTCTACTGAGCTTGATATTAACAATTTACCATCTACTCCAGGATTAATGATAAGaccaatttcttttaactCCTCAAGTCAGTTGAGCATGAAAGATTGGCCAGTGAAAGATATGAGCAGAGTACCATCGTATGATAtggcaaaaaaaaatgtcatTTCAAGTGATGATTTACCACCTGCTTATATTAGTTCTAAACATAAAAGAGGTCACTCAACTAATAATAGCTCTATAAATGCTACACCTGCCACCATAGCTTCCTCTAATCACTCTAGTTCAATGCGTCGTagtaattcttcatttttgcAAATGGGCCAAATTAAGCCTAAGAAACCTCCAATTAGTGGGAGCAGCTCTTCTACTTCTTTAACGAGTTCCATAAAAAATGCTTTAATTGGCGACACTACTACTAGCCCTCCAAACCTATCACCAAATTTGTCCAAGAACTCGTCATTTAAGATATCTAACACTGCAAATAAACATTTTGCATTCGGAATGACTCCAGTTGGAGAAAAGACACCCACAGAGCCAGCCACTATATCATCATCGAGAATTTCAAGTTCGACAAATTTGCGAACTACAAATAGCAATGCTAATATAACAATAGGGGATAGTAATAGTATTCATACAAATACTGCATCCAATGGAACCTCCACTACTAATATAACCATTAGATCAAATAGAAGATCAAGCAATAGATCCTCTTCAGAAGATAAAACTCCAAGGCCACGCCCTACCAGATCGGTTTCTACCAGTGCATTCTCGACATCTCATTCCTTCTCTAACGTGTTCAGCATTTTAAGTAATGTTGGTAGTTAG
- the ATG18 gene encoding phosphoinositide binding protein ATG18 (similar to Saccharomyces cerevisiae ATG18 (YFR021W); ancestral locus Anc_1.359) yields MAPSNYNNDLLINFMDFNQSGSCISLGTTKDFRLFNIDPFQRFEFNDFSSRANDSSSIDKDFIINKNYGIVEMLYTTSLLVLVGSGGSTTTNNTNFNSQSDNCDTDMESNLNGQYSSSSTSLSPRCLRILNVKNFNIIGDLTFPNTILSIKMNHSNLIVLLRDKIYIYNIKTLNLIHIIELQSNNNNLISITYSDEQGQEQDLSTDSEFKSKNLNYLVYPSPPKVVNSDIKSNLTTNDLIIPNDISTSSDNSSSPSLLAPSYSSDNNTINNSNINPNTNTVNNNNNTNNNDEISNQGDVILFNLNTLQPIMVIEAHKGEIAALTLSNDGKLLATASKKGTIIRVFSTDSGSKLYQFRRGTYPTQIYSISFSHDNKFISVTCSSKTVHIFKLEHSRSHSQSKDSGEDSNEILDNNTTNNSIHSENSTAGEDIMVLEKNKPYVDNSRKTVGRLIRQSSQQLSRQAAQTLGNIFPIKVKSLLEPSRHFASLKIPNENNNSNNNNSNNNNSYNTALRGNSAATTSTYDNTSEVYDNESMNNDNNNNMNSGNSESLQVKCITTIGTLKDINIKHFPELFDIKNAGVNNPNQSSKITTDDVQMNNENTSAEKDPIIKVLPIRVVSSNGYLYNYVMDPERGGDCLLISKYSLLSD; encoded by the coding sequence ATGGCACcatcaaattataataatgatttattgataaatttcatGGATTTCAATCAATCAGGCTCATGCATATCATTAGGTACAACAAAAGATTTCcgtttatttaatattgatccttttcaaagatttgaatttaatgattttagCTCAAGGGCTAATGATAGTTCTTCAATTGACAAAGActttataattaataaaaattatggGATAGTAGAAATGCTATACACCACCTCgttattagtattagtaGGTTCTGGAGGTTCAACAACTACTAACAATACAAATTTCAATAGCCAATCAGATAATTGTGACACAGATATGgaatcaaatttaaacGGCCAATATTCATCAAGCTCAACTTCTTTATCACCAAGATGCTTAAGGATATTAaatgtaaaaaattttaatatcattggTGATTTAACTTTTCCAAATACTATTCTCTCTATAAAAATGAAccattcaaatttaattgttctATTAAGggataaaatatatatatacaacaTAAAAACATTGAACttaattcatattattgaattacagtcaaataataataacctAATATCAATTACATACTCCGACGAACAAGGACAAGAACAAGATCTTTCAACAGATTCTGAATTTAAGTCAAAAAACCTGAATTATCTAGTATATCCATCACCTCCCAAGGTTGTCAACTCCGatataaaatcaaatttgaCAACAAACGatctaataattccaaaTGATATTTCTACTTCTTCAGACAATAGTTCATCTCCATCTTTATTAGCACCTTCATATTCAAGCGATAACaatactattaataattcaaatataaatccaAATACCAATACTgtaaataacaataacaatacaaATAACAATGACGAAATTAGTAATCAAGGAGATgtcattttatttaatttaaatacatTACAACCAATTATGGTGATTGAAGCTCATAAAGGTGAGATTGCTGCATTGACGTTAAGTAATGATGGTAAATTATTAGCCACGGCTTCAAAAAAAGGTACCATCATCAGAGTGTTTTCTACAGATTCCGgttcaaaattatatcaatttAGAAGAGGTACATATCCAACTCAAATCTATTCGATAAGTTTCAGccatgataataaatttatttcagTAACATGCTCTAGTAAAACTgttcatatttttaaacttgAACACTCACGCTCACATTCACAATCCAAAGATTCAGGAGAGGACTCTAATGAAAttcttgataataatacaacaaACAATTCCATACATTCAGAAAATAGTACTGCTGGAGAAGATATTATGGTGttagagaaaaataaacCGTATGTGGataattcaagaaaaacCGTGGGCCGACTCATTCGTCAATCATCACAACAATTATCAAGACAAGCTGCCCAGACATTAGGCAATATTTTTCCAATCAAGGTAAAGTCATTACTGGAGCCATCAAGGCATTTTGCTAGTTTGAAAATaccaaatgaaaataacaatagtaacaacaacaacagcaacaacaacaacagttATAACACTGCTCTCCGTGGTAATAGTGCTGCTACAACATCTACTTATGATAACACAAGTGAAGTGTATGATAATGAATCCATGAATAacgataataataataatatgaatagTGGTAATAGTGAATCTTTACAAGTAAAATGCATAACAACAATAGGAACTTTAAAGGATATTAACATCAAACATTTCcctgaattatttgatatcaAAAATGCAGGAGTTAATAACCCGAATCaatcttcaaaaataaCAACAGATGATGTTCAAatgaataatgaaaatacaTCTGCGGAAAAAGATCCAATAATCAAAGTCTTACCAATCAGAGTTGTGTCATCCAATGGTTACCTATACAACTATGTGATGGATCCTGAGCGAGGTGGCGATTGTTTACTAATTTCGAAATACTCTCTACTATCGGATTGA
- the CDC14 gene encoding phosphoprotein phosphatase CDC14 (similar to Saccharomyces cerevisiae CDC14 (YFR028C); ancestral locus Anc_1.349) — translation MGKSIQLDNTIEFLKGRVYLGAYDYTPQDASDMVFFTIEDSIFYNSFHLDFGPMNIAHLYRFAVIFHEILNDPENTNKAVIFYSSTSTRQRANSACLLCCYMVLVQGWTPHQVLQPLAQVDPPFMPFRDAGYSNADFEITIQDVVYGVWRAKEKSLINLQSFNLETYERYERVEFGDFNVLTPDFIAFASPQENTRLIGGSIENAKQHLNQPFKSVLKFFNNNNVQLVVRLNSHLYNKEHFEEIGIKHVDMIFEDGSCPDMSIVHNFVGAAETIINRGGKVAVHCKAGLGRTGCLIGAHLIYTYGFTANECIGFLRFIRPGMVVGPQQHWLYLHQNDFREWKYTMRLSLEPSHIIGGLYPLVTVSEYRLQKENKLKQKKKQKLEHQDKDRYNQSKEDHSSNNKEMDESTNNDNEKYDSDVMTPPSSKPSKRRQDNRVDIDFNHSAAVPQQSPGQPRKGFNGARTTEDIAISKNIDDYKTNTPSSHNDNSIVANSSDDVLMQDDIEENGKYKHNKHSFVEDANKSAEETIRQMLPRNRRPVANKRNISSSGGVRKISGTSRK, via the coding sequence ATGGGGAAAAGTATACAATTGGACAatacaattgaatttttaaaaggtCGTGTATATTTAGGTGCTTATGATTATACTCCTCAAGATGCAAGTGATATGGTATTTTTTACTATCGAGGATTCAATCTTCTATAATAGTTTCCATTTAGATTTTGGTCCAATGAATATTGCTCATTTATATCGTTTTGCCGTTATATTtcatgaaattttaaatgatcCAGAAAATACCAATAAAGCAGTAATCTTTTACTCTTCTACTTCAACAAGACAAAGAGCAAATTCAGCATGTTTATTATGTTGTTATATGGTTTTGGTGCAAGGATGGACCCCACATCAAGTTCTACAACCTTTAGCTCAAGTAGACCCGCCATTCATGCCATTTAGAGATGCAGGTTATTCTAATGcagattttgaaattactATTCAAGATGTTGTCTATGGGGTATGGAGagcaaaagaaaaaagtcTAATTAATTTGCAATCATTCAATTTAGAGACATATGAACGTTATGAACGTGTGGAATTTGGTGATTTCAATGTTTTAACACCAGATTTTATTGCATTTGCATCACCTCAAGAGAATACACGATTAATTGGTggatcaattgaaaatgcaAAACAACATCTAAACCAACCGTTTAAAAGTGTTTTAAagttctttaataataataatgtcCAACTAGTAGTGAGACTAAACTCACATTTGTATAATAAAGAGcattttgaagaaattggaATTAAACATGTAGATATGATTTTTGAAGATGGTTCATGTCCAGATATGTCAATTGTGCACAATTTTGTGGGTGCGGCAGaaactattattaacaGAGGTGGGAAAGTAGCCGTTCATTGTAAGGCTGGTTTAGGTAGAACCGGTTGTTTAATTGGAGCACATTTGATATATACATATGGGTTTACTGCGAATGAATGTATTGGATTTCTGAGATTTATTAGACCAGGTATGGTAGTTGGACCACAACAGCATTGGTTATACTTGCATCAAAACGATTTCAGAGAATGGAAATATACTATGAGGTTATCTCTAGAGCCAAGCCACATAATAGGAGGATTATATCCTCTTGTTACTGTTTCTGAATATCGTttacaaaaagaaaataagttaaagcaaaagaaaaagcAGAAATTAGAACATCAGGACAAAGATAGGTATAACCAATCTAAAGAAGATCatagtagtaataataaagaaatggATGAAAGTAccaataatgataatgaaaaatatgacAGTGATGTAATGACACCTCCTAGTTCGAAGCCTAGTAAAAGACGACAAGATAATAGGGTAGATATCGACTTTAACCACTCTGCTGCTGTACCACAACAGTCCCCTGGCCAACCAAGAAAAGGCTTTAACGGAGCACGTACTACTGAAGATATTGCAATTAGCAAAAATATTGACGATTATAAAACAAACACCCCAAGTTCACataatgataatagtaTAGTGGCTAACTCTTCAGATGATGTTTTAATGCAAGATGATATAGAAGAGAATGGTAAATATAAGCATAATAAGCATTCTTTTGTAGAAGATGCTAACAAAAGTGCAGAGGAAACAATAAGACAGATGTTACCAAGAAATAGACGTCCCGTAGCtaacaaaagaaatatcaGCTCCTCTGGTGGTGTGAGGAAAATTAGTGGGACAAGCAGAAAATAg
- the TBLA0D04940 gene encoding uncharacterized protein (similar to Saccharomyces cerevisiae PES4 (YFR023W) and MIP6 (YHR015W); ancestral locus Anc_1.357): protein MTHNNNEKTNKNIIITKNNNKLTDNSQILNDISVNTPKNKKTSGHSPGKYVVKKRDDKQKEAVSKKNLNSGSTNANEEEQKDKRNNSLNDKNSFALFIGGLNQRVTKEMLKEEFKDFPSFISAKVCVDMKTKKSLGYGYLNFSNQNDILRLVEKYNYRSLFGCPEIKIMPSLRNTFYRKNIGTNVFFSNLPLHNPQLTTRYFYDTFKVYGRILSCKLDYRKNIGFVYFDNNESAKKVIYEYNEKNFLGNKILCGIHFDKEVRELPDFSQRKQKLDSKIIIKEELNCAGKDIEIQQQYEKQQNEKLQLQIQKYPNQRIQDETFGVKLPHPNSVFVKNLPLYSEEEELLDYFSSIGPIKSIFSSKVYRYKSLWSIITYKNNEDANFALEKFNETNYKDKIIYVTKAQTKPKVIEEKKCDTFIKLSNLSILCSPPYLFHLFKQSFINIESLQLVPSLGAPNTYEAFIRCPTKKDAIIIFQLLNRKLIGTDRISVGWSSVEEYYEPREKKVEFKPEANGVKLDKNKKTNIYNSLWNFSNPNTTNMNMNFNLIKQLNIPDEIMNELKGLNIYEPNAISNLNLIKQDIELREKNILNMLNSQAKRIINIIELPGLIKMEDIQCITDYIFDVFWSKNVEELSRFILNINENTKNQSILHNQVKEATKYLGYW, encoded by the coding sequence ATGACACACAATAACAACGAAAAAACTAATAAgaacattattattacaaagaataataacaaGCTAACTGATAATtctcaaattttaaatgatatatCTGTCAACACTccaaaaaacaaaaaaactTCAGGACATTCCCCTGGTAAATATGTTGTGAAAAAAAGGGATGATAAGCAAAAAGAAGCTGTTTccaaaaagaatttaaattcaggCTCAACTAATGCAAATGAAGAAGAGCAAAAGGACAAGAGAAATAATTCTctaaatgataaaaatagttTTGCATTATTTATTGGTGGCTTAAACCAGCGTGTTACAAAAGAAATGTtgaaagaagaatttaaagatttccCATCTTTCATTTCTGCCAAAGTGTGTGTTGATATGAAAACCAAGAAATCTTTGGGATATggttatttgaatttttctaacCAAAATGATATTCTCAGATTAGTTGAAAAGTATAATTATCGAAGTTTGTTTGGATGTCCTGAGATTAAAATCATGCCTTCCTTAAGAAATACAttttatagaaaaaatattggtactaatgtgtttttttcaaatcttcCTCTCCATAACCCACAATTAACTACTAGGTACTTTTATGATACTTTCAAAGTTTATGGTAGGATTTTATCTTGCAAATTAGATTacagaaaaaatattggttttgtatattttgataataatgaatctgccaaaaaagtaatttatgaatataatgaaaagaattttttggGTAATAAGATTTTATGTGGTATCCATTTTGATAAAGAAGTAAGAGAACTTCCAGATTTCAGTCAAAGAAAGCAAAAACTggattcaaaaattataattaaagaagaacTTAACTGTGCAGgtaaagatattgaaattcaACAACAATATGAGAAACAGCAGAATGAGAAGCTTCAActccaaattcaaaaataccCAAATCAAAGAATTCAAGATGAAACATTTGGAGTAAAATTACCTCATCCGAATTCtgtttttgttaaaaatcTTCCTCTCTActctgaagaagaagaacttcttgattatttttctaGTATTGGCccaattaaatcaatattttcttccAAAGTTTACAGATATAAATCATTATGGTCGATTATTacatataaaaataatgaagacGCTAATTTTGCTTTAGAGAAGTttaatgaaacaaattataaggataaaattatttatgtAACTAAGGCACAAACTAAACCAAAGGTCATtgaggaaaaaaaatgcgatacatttattaaattgagTAATTTAAGTATATTATGCAGTCCACCATACTTGTTCCATCTATTTAAACaaagttttattaatatagaGAGTTTACAATTAGTACCAAGTTTAGGAGCACCAAATACTTATGAAGCCTTTATTCGCTGCCCAACAAAGAAAGATGCCATTATcattttccaattattaaatagGAAATTGATTGGAACAGATCGTATTTCAGTTGGATGGTCAAGTGTCGAAGAATATTATGAACCAAGAGAAAAGAAGGTTGAATTCAAACCAGAAGCTAATGGTGTTAAACTTGACAAGAATAAGAAGAccaatatttataattctttatgGAATTTCTCCAATCCAAACACTACCAATATGAACatgaatttcaatttaattaaacaGCTTAATATTCCAGATGAAATTATGAATGAGCTTAAAggattaaatatatatgagCCTAATgcaatttcaaatttaaatttaattaaacaaGATATTGAACTTCGtgaaaagaatattttaaacatgTTGAACAGCCAAGCAaagagaattattaatatcattgaGTTACCAGGTCTCATTAAAATGGAAGATATCCAATGCATAACTGACTATATTTTTGATGTTTTTTGGAGTAAAAATGTGGAGGAGCTCTCGAGAttcattttgaatattaatgaaaatacaaaaaacCAAAGTATTTTACATAACCAAGTAAAAGAGGCTACCAAATATCTTGGTTATTGGtga
- the LSB3 gene encoding Lsb3p (similar to Saccharomyces cerevisiae LSB3 (YFR024C-A) and YSC84 (YHR016C); ancestral locus Anc_1.356), with the protein MGLNNPIPRGLKAESKKAAKILTSFIKPNQVFGADQVIPPDVLKRAQGLAIITVFKAGFLFSGRGGSGVLVARLPNGHWSAPSAIAMGGAGAGGMAGLELTDFVFILNTKDAVKSFSEFGTITLGGNVSVSAGPLGRNAEAAASASSGGFASVFSYSKSKGLYAGVSLEGSAIIERRDANRKYYGDRCTSKDILSGRIKPPAIADPLLHVLESRAFNYRAPGETRAGDDYDIDDFNFSDDVEEDDYNYSRDNSNNSRRSNTPMGAHNARAGRGYYDDADDDCFNDAGSNTTYNSGDNTSINYKKDNRNPRLYNARNNSSRSTYNDEFYSSDDEENYYRSNNSRSQYGRGSTQRENSNNNRSYTQNNNSSRWNNNSQNQQEDDSVRNLSDRLTNSKLSNTSTLSQRQTNNNLPKAVALYTFDGEERGDLSFRKGDIIVIIKKSESQDDWWSGRCNGEEGIFPANYVELV; encoded by the coding sequence ATGGGTCTTAATAACCCTATTCCACGAGGTTTAAAGGCTGAATCTAAAAAGGCTGCAAAGATATTAACTTCGTTTATTAAGCCAAATCAAGTGTTTGGAGCTGATCAAGTTATTCCTCCAGATGTGTTGAAGAGGGCCCAAGGGTTAGCTATTATTACTGTATTTAAAGCTgggtttttattttctggTAGAGGTGGCTCTGGTGTATTAGTCGCCCGTTTACCTAATGGACATTGGTCTGCTCCTTCTGCAATTGCAATGGGCGGCGCTGGTGCTGGTGGTATGGCAGGGTTAGAGTTAACagattttgtttttatattaaacaCAAAGGATGCAgttaaatcattttcagAGTTTGGTACAATTACGCTTGGAGGAAATGTTTCTGTTTCAGCTGGTCCCTTAGGTAGAAATGCGGAGGCTGCTGCATCTGCATCTTCAGGTGGTTTCGCATCAGTATTCTCTTATTCTAAAAGTAAAGGTCTTTATGCGGGTGTTTCTTTAGAAGGATCTGCTATCATTGAAAGGAGAGATGCTAATAGGAAATATTATGGTGATCGCTGTACTTCCAAAGATATCTTATCAGGTAGAATTAAACCACCTGCTATTGCGGATCCGTTATTACATGTATTAGAATCAAGAGCTTTTAATTATAGAGCACCAGGAGAAACTAGAGCAGGGGATGATTACGATATTGACGATTTTAACTTTAGTGACGAtgttgaagaagatgattataattataGTAGAGATAATTCCAACAATTCCAGAAGATCAAATACACCTATGGGAGCACATAATGCTCGTGCTGGCAGAGGTTATTATGACGATGCAGATGATGATTGTTTTAACGATGCTGGATCCAATACCACATATAATAGTGGTGACAATACATCAATAAACTacaaaaaagataatagaAATCCAAGATTATATAATGCAAGAAATAACTCTAGCCGTTCAACctataatgatgaattttACAGTTCAGATGACGAAGAAAATTACTATAGATCAAATAACTCAAGATCACAATATGGCCGTGGCTCAACTCAACGagaaaatagtaataacaaCAGGTCATATACTCAAAACAATAACAGCTCTCGttggaataataattcacaAAATCAGCAAGAGGATGATTCTGTAAGAAATTTATCTGACAGGTTgacaaattcaaaattatctaaCACAAGTACACTTTCTCAGAGAcaaactaataataacttaCCCAAGGCTGTGGCATTATATACTTTTGATGGTGAAGAAAGAGGAGATTTATCTTTTAGAAAAGGTGATATTATTGTAATCATCAAGAAATCAGAATCTCAAGATGATTGGTGGAGTGGCAGATGCAATGGAGAAGAAGGAATCTTTCCCGCAAATTATGTCGAATTAGTTTAA